A region of Acropora muricata isolate sample 2 unplaced genomic scaffold, ASM3666990v1 scaffold_704, whole genome shotgun sequence DNA encodes the following proteins:
- the LOC136906253 gene encoding uncharacterized protein, with translation MFARLWISYHQGMEWNGFSHNHPAFAYSRATLQDEMETLSQEVFTTRTGYIRARIYYNSFVVEEECTTIAVAGLSNPLVSESFGDTLTIATTKGMEAATEERLFGIVQQFFQGLMSDKTRFVQTIAF, from the exons ATGTTTGCTCGTCTGTGGATTAGTTATCATCAGggaatggaatggaatggaTTCTCGCATAACCACCCTGCCTTCGCTTACTCTCGTGCTACCTTGCAA GATGAAATGGAAACTTTATCACAAGAAGTATTCACCACTAGAACTGGGTATATCAGAGCAAGAATTTACTACAATAGCTTTGTTGTAGAAGAAGAGTGTACCACAATAGCTGT TGCAGGTTTGTCCAATCCATTGGTATCTGAAAGTTTTGGTGATACTCTCACTATAGCTACAACCAAAGGGATGGAAGCAGCCACTGAGGAAAGACTTTTTGGGATTGTGCAACAATTTTTCCAGGGCTTAATGTCAGATAAGACAAG GTTTGTCCAAACCATTGCTTTCTGA